One Spea bombifrons isolate aSpeBom1 chromosome 1, aSpeBom1.2.pri, whole genome shotgun sequence DNA window includes the following coding sequences:
- the CRYBB3 gene encoding beta-crystallin B3 isoform X1 — MVTRENTQQKRYSGSILFGCKMTEPQSTPEQMAAGKSHGGIGGTYKITLYELENFQGKKCELTSECQNLSEKGLEKVGSIQVESGPWLSYERQAFAGEQFVLEKGDYPRWDTWSNSHRSDYVMSIRPLKIDSADHKIHLFENAGYNGRKMEIVDDDVPSLWAHGFQDRVASIKVLNGTWVGYEYPGYRGRQYVFEKNEYRHWNDWEANQPQIQSVRRIRDMQWHKRGCFVSVPVAAAAAAAPAPAPASS, encoded by the exons ATGGTCACTCGGGAAAACACTCAGCAGAAGAGGTACAGTGGCTCCATTCTATTTGGCT GTAAGATGACTGAGCCACAGAGTACTCCAGAGCAAATGGCTGCTGGCAAGAGCCATGGAGGCATTGGTGGCACCTATAAG ATCACACTCTATGAATTGGAGAATTTCCAGGGTAAGAAATGTGAGCTGACCAGTGAATGCCAGAACCTGAGCGAGAAAGGACTTGAGAAAGTTGGATCCATCCAGGTTGAATCTGGACC ATGGCTTAGTTATGAACGTCAAGCATTTGCTGGGGAACAGTTTGTTCTGGAAAAGGGAGATTACCCAAGATGGGACACCTGGTCTAACAGCCACAGGAGTGACTATGTGATGTCCATCCGTCCCTTGAAAATC GACAGTGCTGATCACAAGATTCACCTGTTTGAAAATGCTGGTTACAATGGAAGGAAGATGGAAATTGTTGATGATGATGTACCCAGTCTATGGGCTCATGGTTTCCAGGATCGAGTGGCCAGTATTAAAGTTCTCAATGGAAC cTGGGTGGGCTATGAATACCCTGGCTACAGAGGCCGTCAGTATGTGTTTGAGAAGAATGAATACAGACACTGGAATGACTGGGAGGCCAACCAGCCCCAAATCCAGTCTGTGCGCCGTATCCGTGACATGCAGTGGCACAAGCGTGGCTGCTTTGTCTCTGTCCCagtggcggctgctgctgctgctgccccaGCTCCAGCCCCAGCCAGCAGCTGA
- the CRYBB3 gene encoding beta-crystallin B3 isoform X2 translates to MTEPQSTPEQMAAGKSHGGIGGTYKITLYELENFQGKKCELTSECQNLSEKGLEKVGSIQVESGPWLSYERQAFAGEQFVLEKGDYPRWDTWSNSHRSDYVMSIRPLKIDSADHKIHLFENAGYNGRKMEIVDDDVPSLWAHGFQDRVASIKVLNGTWVGYEYPGYRGRQYVFEKNEYRHWNDWEANQPQIQSVRRIRDMQWHKRGCFVSVPVAAAAAAAPAPAPASS, encoded by the exons ATGACTGAGCCACAGAGTACTCCAGAGCAAATGGCTGCTGGCAAGAGCCATGGAGGCATTGGTGGCACCTATAAG ATCACACTCTATGAATTGGAGAATTTCCAGGGTAAGAAATGTGAGCTGACCAGTGAATGCCAGAACCTGAGCGAGAAAGGACTTGAGAAAGTTGGATCCATCCAGGTTGAATCTGGACC ATGGCTTAGTTATGAACGTCAAGCATTTGCTGGGGAACAGTTTGTTCTGGAAAAGGGAGATTACCCAAGATGGGACACCTGGTCTAACAGCCACAGGAGTGACTATGTGATGTCCATCCGTCCCTTGAAAATC GACAGTGCTGATCACAAGATTCACCTGTTTGAAAATGCTGGTTACAATGGAAGGAAGATGGAAATTGTTGATGATGATGTACCCAGTCTATGGGCTCATGGTTTCCAGGATCGAGTGGCCAGTATTAAAGTTCTCAATGGAAC cTGGGTGGGCTATGAATACCCTGGCTACAGAGGCCGTCAGTATGTGTTTGAGAAGAATGAATACAGACACTGGAATGACTGGGAGGCCAACCAGCCCCAAATCCAGTCTGTGCGCCGTATCCGTGACATGCAGTGGCACAAGCGTGGCTGCTTTGTCTCTGTCCCagtggcggctgctgctgctgctgccccaGCTCCAGCCCCAGCCAGCAGCTGA